The Macaca fascicularis isolate 582-1 chromosome 1, T2T-MFA8v1.1 genome includes a window with the following:
- the NPHS2 gene encoding podocin isoform X8, translated as MFIMEIDAVCYYRMENASLLLSSLAHVSKAVQFLVQTTMKRLLAHRSLTEILLERKSIAQDAKVALDSVTCIWGIKVERIEIKDVRLPAGLQHSLAVEAEAQRQAKVRMIAAEGEKAASESLRMAAEILSGTPAAVQLRYLHTLQSLSTEKPSTVVLPLPFDLLNCLSSPSNRTQGSLPFPSPSKPVEPLNPKKKDSPML; from the exons ATGTTTATAATGGAGATAGATGCCGTTTGCTACTACCGAATGGAAAATGCCTCTCTTCTCCTAAGCAGTCTTGCTCATGTATCTAAAGCTGTGCAGTTCCTTGTGCAAACCACCATGAAGCGCCTCCTAGCACATCGATCCCTCACTGAAATTCTTCTAGAGAGGAAGAGCATCGCCCAGGATGCAAAG GTTGCCTTGGATTCAGTGACCTGTATTTGGGGAATCAAAGTGGAGAGAATAGAAAT TAAAGATGTGAGGTTGCCAGCTGGCCTTCAGCACTCGCTGGCTGTGGAGGCCGAAGCGCAAAGACAGGCCAAAGTGCGG ATGATCGCTGCAGAAGGGGAAAAGGCTGCTTCTGAGTCCCTGAGGATGGCAGCTGAGATTCTGTCAGGCACCCCTGCTGCTGTTCAGCTTCGATACCTCCACACCCTTCAGTCGCTGTCCACAGAGAAGCCTTCCACTGTGGTTTTACCTTTGCCATTTGACCTCCTGAATTGCCTGTCTTCTCCCAGCAACAGAACTCAGGGAAGCCTCCCTTTCCCAAGTCCTTCCAAACCTGTTGAGCCACTAAATCCTAAAAAGAAAGACTCTCCCATGTTATAG